In Salinisphaera sp. LB1, one genomic interval encodes:
- a CDS encoding MucB/RseB C-terminal domain-containing protein: MTRALTAFLLAFGLIAPAVAAPHQHDSDSAKAIDLLSQASDAVRHETYRGVIVYLRSGDADTLKVVHRYHDHMEEERLISLSGEAREVIRKGNKVTSILPNHRLVLVSEHPPKSLLGSVSHFSPKQLKANYKVVDMGTTRSAGRACRVIAIRPRDKFRYGYKMLIDSKTELPLKLDLLDHGKRLEQMMFTEVSFPKKISDSEFVPSYDVHGFRIVRHQAVHVAESASDAPEEQWKATDLPPGFKLAEDGVRQLTSKASVRQMLFTDGVATVSAFIAPAGLRAPLKGATRMGAVNAYGDIVNHTQITVVGEVPAITARRIAENLVQTKKAANKASPSH, translated from the coding sequence GTGACGAGAGCGCTAACTGCGTTCCTCCTTGCATTCGGATTGATCGCTCCGGCCGTCGCGGCGCCGCATCAGCATGACAGTGATAGCGCGAAGGCCATCGACCTCCTCAGTCAGGCTTCCGACGCCGTACGCCACGAAACCTATCGCGGCGTTATCGTGTACCTGCGCAGCGGCGACGCCGACACACTCAAGGTGGTGCATCGCTACCACGACCACATGGAAGAGGAACGCCTGATTTCGCTGAGCGGCGAGGCGCGAGAGGTGATCCGCAAGGGCAACAAGGTGACGTCGATCCTGCCCAACCATCGGTTGGTGCTGGTCTCCGAGCACCCGCCGAAGAGCCTGCTTGGCAGCGTGTCGCACTTCTCCCCGAAGCAGCTCAAGGCGAACTACAAGGTCGTCGACATGGGCACCACGCGCTCGGCGGGCCGGGCGTGCCGGGTGATCGCCATCCGGCCACGCGACAAGTTTCGCTATGGCTACAAGATGCTGATCGACAGTAAGACGGAGTTGCCGCTCAAGCTCGACCTGCTCGACCACGGCAAGCGGCTCGAGCAGATGATGTTCACCGAAGTCTCCTTTCCCAAGAAGATTTCCGACTCGGAATTCGTGCCGAGCTATGATGTGCACGGTTTTCGCATCGTGCGCCATCAGGCGGTTCACGTGGCCGAGAGCGCCTCGGACGCGCCCGAGGAACAATGGAAGGCGACCGATCTCCCGCCCGGTTTCAAGCTCGCCGAGGATGGCGTGCGGCAATTGACGTCGAAGGCCTCGGTGCGGCAGATGTTGTTCACCGATGGCGTGGCCACGGTTTCGGCCTTCATTGCGCCCGCCGGACTGCGCGCTCCGCTCAAGGGGGCAACCCGCATGGGGGCAGTCAATGCCTACGGCGACATCGTGAATCACACGCAGATCACGGTCGTGGGCGAAGTCCCGGCCATCACCGCGCGCCGTATTGCCGAAAATCTGGTACAGACGAAAAAGGCCGCAAACAAGGCATCGCCCAGTCACTGA
- the rpoE gene encoding RNA polymerase sigma factor RpoE — protein MSEDASDDQLVARAQAGDDRAFDLLVRKYQHKVVKLAARYVSPAEAPDVAQEAFIKAYRALAGFKGNSAFYTWLYRISINTAKNYLVARSRRPASQDIDVADAEAFGHMDRFSEQATPEALLESEEIRDAVITAIRELPEDLRTAIMLRELDGMSYDEIAESMDCPVGTVRSRIFRARAAIEEKLVSLSDK, from the coding sequence ATGAGCGAAGACGCTTCCGACGATCAGCTCGTTGCGCGGGCACAGGCCGGCGATGATCGCGCATTCGATTTGCTGGTGCGCAAGTATCAGCACAAGGTCGTCAAGCTGGCCGCGCGGTACGTCAGTCCGGCCGAAGCGCCCGATGTCGCGCAGGAAGCCTTTATCAAGGCTTACCGCGCGCTCGCCGGGTTCAAGGGCAATAGCGCGTTCTATACATGGCTTTATCGTATTTCGATCAATACCGCGAAGAACTACCTGGTGGCCCGGTCGCGACGACCGGCAAGCCAGGACATCGACGTGGCGGATGCCGAGGCGTTCGGGCATATGGATCGGTTTTCCGAGCAGGCGACCCCCGAGGCCCTGCTGGAAAGCGAAGAGATCCGCGATGCGGTGATCACGGCCATACGCGAACTGCCCGAGGATCTGCGGACGGCCATCATGTTGCGCGAACTGGATGGCATGAGTTACGACGAGATCGCAGAGTCAATGGATTGTCCGGTTGGTACGGTACGGTCGCGAATATTCCGGGCGCGTGCGGCGATCGAGGAAAAGCTGGTGTCCCTTTCGGACAAGTGA
- a CDS encoding sigma-E factor negative regulatory protein has protein sequence MNEQLSAFLDNEATRDEADAVVNALLRDESLRDSWTRQHWIRTTLRSHSAEPAVHVDTGFANRVMAAIAADERPETVAPRDHIVRMAPRRRTRRWRGVAGMAAAASVAGVVLLAGNPFVRSGTSGSEGRMASANDGPAATRTRDAAGSQRQGFASGGWNNRLADFSSVHAQSAHAQTVASDGAAAGARSRGLSSSDGPADHWSVSDPAVRDELNGYLVDHNGMARGYGMSSTTPALVRVAAYGQDVPQ, from the coding sequence ATGAACGAGCAGTTGTCCGCTTTTCTGGATAACGAGGCCACGCGAGACGAGGCCGATGCGGTGGTCAATGCGTTGCTGCGTGACGAGTCACTGCGCGATAGCTGGACGCGCCAGCACTGGATTCGGACGACACTGCGTTCTCACAGCGCCGAGCCGGCCGTCCATGTCGATACCGGTTTCGCCAATCGGGTGATGGCGGCAATTGCTGCGGATGAGCGTCCCGAAACCGTGGCCCCGCGCGATCACATCGTGCGCATGGCGCCGCGGCGGCGCACACGTCGCTGGCGCGGCGTGGCCGGCATGGCGGCGGCGGCTTCGGTGGCCGGCGTGGTGCTGCTTGCCGGTAATCCATTCGTGCGTAGCGGCACCTCGGGCTCGGAAGGCCGCATGGCGAGCGCCAATGACGGTCCGGCGGCCACGCGTACCCGGGATGCGGCCGGCAGTCAGCGCCAGGGCTTTGCCAGCGGCGGCTGGAATAACCGCTTGGCCGACTTCAGTTCGGTACACGCGCAATCGGCGCATGCGCAGACGGTCGCGTCGGACGGCGCGGCGGCCGGGGCGCGCTCGCGCGGCCTGTCGTCGTCGGATGGCCCGGCTGACCACTGGTCGGTGTCCGACCCCGCGGTGCGCGACGAGCTCAACGGCTATCTTGTCGACCACAACGGCATGGCCCGCGGCTACGGGATGTCGAGCACGACGCCGGCACTGGTGCGGGTAGCCGCGTACGGACAGGATGTGCCGCAGTGA